The Tenacibaculum jejuense genome includes a window with the following:
- a CDS encoding ATP-binding protein yields the protein MINKRLLIKNLLSHNDENSFYDKKQRLSLGSKEGKAKFIKHICALSNSNPENNSYILIGIRDEDNEVIGVDFFDDSKIQNLVNAYLINPPNIQYENIPFPGLPRYKVIGLVTIHPKEKISHLSKFIWKYPRGTVFYRRGSNSMPLLEEFKLPNSNREIVESIEKNARNNIELTLDGVFDFFNRHKEEYHPKYKVFKEQFVLCWAGKKTMVNEEEFYSRVDIELINEQVQLFYSALDEVKIKINHHSFIIIEYITLGLEKDEVKYPLEKTIVHFKNNGKLDIIKEFLFEPPTYDSKIINHIYENSNNIVNNIENNIPLSVTEHEDVHRLPNNYLICYLNGFLDAREQLEKAKDYIKNLEDKTTYIKYKEVNRVLRKVKYH from the coding sequence ATGATTAATAAAAGGCTGCTAATTAAGAATTTGCTTTCTCATAATGATGAAAATAGTTTTTACGATAAAAAACAACGACTTTCATTAGGTAGTAAAGAAGGAAAAGCAAAGTTTATAAAACATATATGCGCCTTATCTAATTCTAATCCAGAAAATAATTCATATATCTTAATAGGTATTCGTGATGAAGATAATGAAGTAATAGGTGTTGACTTTTTTGATGATAGTAAAATTCAAAATTTAGTCAACGCCTATTTAATAAATCCACCCAATATTCAATACGAAAACATACCTTTTCCAGGTTTGCCTCGATATAAAGTTATAGGATTAGTTACCATTCATCCTAAAGAGAAAATTTCTCATTTATCTAAGTTTATATGGAAATATCCTAGAGGAACTGTCTTTTACAGAAGAGGAAGTAATTCAATGCCATTGTTGGAAGAATTTAAACTCCCCAACAGTAATAGAGAAATTGTAGAGTCTATTGAGAAAAATGCTAGAAATAATATTGAACTAACACTCGATGGAGTTTTCGATTTTTTTAATAGACACAAAGAGGAATATCATCCGAAATATAAAGTCTTTAAGGAACAATTTGTTTTATGTTGGGCAGGAAAAAAAACAATGGTAAATGAAGAAGAGTTTTATTCTAGAGTTGATATTGAATTAATCAATGAGCAAGTACAGCTTTTCTATTCAGCATTAGATGAAGTAAAAATCAAAATAAACCATCACTCATTTATAATTATTGAATATATAACTTTAGGTTTAGAAAAAGACGAGGTAAAATATCCTTTAGAGAAAACCATTGTTCATTTTAAAAACAACGGAAAGCTAGATATTATCAAAGAGTTTTTATTCGAGCCTCCGACTTACGATAGTAAGATTATTAATCATATTTACGAGAATAGCAATAATATAGTTAACAATATTGAAAATAATATTCCTTTATCTGTAACAGAACATGAAGATGTTCATCGATTACCCAACAACTATTTAATCTGTTATTTAAATGGATTTTTAGATGCTAGAGAACAATTAGAAAAAGCAAAAGATTATATTAAAAATCTAGAAGATAAAACGACTTACATAAAATATAAGGAAGTAAATAGAGTACTTAGAAAAGTAAAATATCATTAA
- a CDS encoding SDR family NAD(P)-dependent oxidoreductase: MSTVLITGATSGIGKACAYLFAEQNYNLILCGRRSEKLNELEKELSKQTKVHTLQFDVRFREDVFKAIESIPSEFKAIDILINNAGNAHGLHSIQEGSLDDWDAMIDGNVKGLLYVSKAIIPTMIDRNQGFIVNIGSIAGKEVYLNGNVYCASKFAVNALNKSMRLDLNQYNIRVSGIHPGLVETEFSDVRFKGDSERAKQVYKGYKALQAEDIADIIHFVVTRPYHVNIEDLIVYPTAQASATMLNKNEN; encoded by the coding sequence ATGTCAACCGTACTAATTACTGGTGCTACATCTGGAATAGGTAAAGCTTGTGCGTATTTATTTGCAGAACAGAATTATAATTTAATTTTATGTGGTAGAAGATCAGAAAAATTAAATGAATTAGAAAAAGAGCTATCAAAACAAACCAAAGTACACACACTTCAATTCGATGTGCGTTTTAGAGAGGATGTTTTTAAAGCTATTGAGAGTATTCCATCAGAATTTAAAGCGATAGATATTTTAATTAATAATGCAGGAAATGCCCACGGATTACATTCAATTCAAGAAGGTAGTTTAGATGATTGGGATGCTATGATTGATGGTAATGTAAAAGGCTTGTTATATGTTTCTAAAGCAATAATTCCAACAATGATAGATAGAAACCAAGGTTTCATTGTAAATATTGGATCTATTGCTGGGAAAGAAGTATACCTGAACGGAAATGTATATTGTGCTTCAAAATTTGCAGTAAATGCGTTAAATAAATCAATGCGATTAGATTTAAATCAATACAACATCCGTGTAAGTGGAATTCATCCAGGTTTAGTAGAAACAGAATTTTCTGATGTTCGTTTTAAAGGAGATTCAGAAAGAGCAAAGCAAGTTTATAAAGGTTACAAGGCACTTCAAGCTGAAGATATTGCAGATATCATTCATTTTGTAGTTACAAGACCATATCATGTAAACATAGAAGATTTAATCGTTTATCCAACTGCACAAGCAAGTGCTACAATGTTAAATAAGAATGAAAACTAA
- a CDS encoding aldo/keto reductase yields the protein MKTKLSDIIIGCMSWGIWGKNFSTKEMTDLIHFCVEEGNITFDHADIYGGYTTEAAFGKAFAESGIEREQVQLISKCGIQYITEERPDNRVKFYDYSKEYIIWSVEQSLKNLKTDYLDVLLLHRPSPLMQSEEINEAVVKLQEEGKIIDFGVSNFTASQMELLKKKTPLTCNQLEFSLVQNSAIDQGTLDYLIKEDMKVMSWSPLGGFFGLETEQAERVQQVLKPMCEKYNATSDQLLLAWILKHPCNVAPVIGTSNKERIKMSNQALQINLDLQDWFVLYEASRGHKVA from the coding sequence ATGAAAACTAAATTATCAGATATTATAATAGGCTGTATGTCTTGGGGTATATGGGGTAAAAACTTCTCGACTAAAGAAATGACCGATCTTATACATTTTTGTGTTGAAGAAGGAAATATTACTTTCGATCATGCAGATATTTATGGTGGATATACAACTGAAGCAGCTTTTGGAAAAGCATTTGCTGAAAGTGGTATAGAACGAGAACAAGTTCAGTTGATATCTAAATGCGGAATTCAATACATCACGGAAGAAAGACCTGATAACAGAGTGAAGTTTTATGATTATTCTAAAGAATATATCATTTGGAGTGTAGAACAATCTTTAAAGAATTTAAAAACAGATTATTTAGATGTTTTACTGTTACACAGGCCAAGTCCTTTAATGCAATCTGAAGAAATTAATGAGGCAGTTGTTAAACTTCAGGAAGAAGGAAAAATTATAGATTTTGGAGTTTCAAATTTTACTGCAAGTCAAATGGAGTTGTTAAAGAAGAAAACTCCATTAACATGTAATCAATTAGAGTTTTCGTTGGTTCAAAACTCAGCAATAGATCAAGGTACTTTAGATTATCTAATTAAAGAAGATATGAAAGTGATGAGTTGGAGTCCTCTAGGAGGTTTCTTTGGTTTAGAAACTGAGCAAGCAGAGAGAGTTCAACAGGTTTTAAAACCAATGTGCGAGAAGTATAATGCAACAAGCGATCAGTTATTATTAGCTTGGATTTTAAAACATCCTTGTAATGTTGCTCCGGTTATTGGTACATCGAATAAAGAAAGAATAAAAATGTCAAATCAAGCTTTACAAATTAATCTAGATTTACAAGATTGGTTCGTGCTTTATGAGGCTAGTAGAGGTCACAAAGTAGCTTAA
- a CDS encoding DUF6973 domain-containing protein, with translation MKKVFFLILVLSVTIGFSQSNYKNFKKLSSPKKWWVVFHPFKAKKALEISKEASRVSDSIRKTDLLDRDHAGGQVDAFRHAYWMARLRQEIGKSAARSLGKAHEKENYLMYKKRKLEEGVVPDEISSEMDLFNNDVGLTLTVKNCKTSKIGLIHKVANAIKKGKMKVIKKNKKGEFLMCDGKLIESNSLKGKWKNNKCLVDSNYKRN, from the coding sequence ATGAAAAAAGTTTTCTTTCTAATTCTTGTTTTATCGGTGACTATTGGATTTTCTCAATCTAATTACAAAAATTTCAAAAAGCTTTCTTCTCCTAAGAAATGGTGGGTTGTTTTCCATCCTTTTAAAGCAAAAAAAGCTTTGGAAATTTCTAAAGAGGCTAGTCGAGTTTCAGATAGTATTCGAAAAACTGATTTATTAGATCGTGATCATGCTGGTGGACAAGTAGATGCCTTTAGACATGCATATTGGATGGCTAGATTACGTCAGGAAATTGGAAAATCTGCCGCAAGATCTCTTGGTAAAGCACACGAGAAAGAAAATTATTTAATGTATAAGAAGCGAAAATTAGAAGAAGGTGTTGTTCCTGATGAGATTTCTTCTGAAATGGATTTATTTAACAATGATGTTGGTCTTACATTAACCGTAAAAAATTGTAAAACTTCAAAAATTGGTTTGATTCATAAAGTTGCAAATGCTATTAAAAAAGGCAAAATGAAAGTCATCAAGAAAAACAAAAAAGGCGAGTTTTTAATGTGTGATGGAAAACTAATTGAATCCAACTCATTAAAAGGAAAATGGAAAAACAATAAATGTTTGGTTGATTCAAACTACAAGAGAAATTAA
- a CDS encoding T9SS type A sorting domain-containing protein produces the protein MKKNYFFTFLLTFLFSSAFSQDLIITGAIDGPLPSGAPKAIELYAVNNIADLSIYGIESTTNGDPAAGAEYTFPADAITAGTYIYLSFEDTRINQYLGVTPQYVDNVINVNGDDTIILYKNGTVEDLLGRIGEDGTGKDWDYVDGWAYRKDGQGPSATFNPNEWTFSGPNALDGCDKSDDSGTNADCSSVFPVGTYAGTASTEPSLTISSPSNGSTISFTDIATVKFSVNNFNVAAGGSGDGYIKWTLNSVAQADKFDTDDITFATTGGTTYEVFIELVDNAGNALSTPVNQTISFTVGFPCDIQVSTITTSCVAETSGVDTYNVSIDFTGGGTSTYTLTADNGAVGGDNPSMMASGTITITGITEGTNIVFTVKGDTSNSSCDFTRNISSPTCKALPFIETFDYADAAVLSNQVNWESTNSGDDIVISSGNLDYSGLKASEGNKVIFDGSGAESFTKFTNISTGTVYSSFLLKVSAFQTGSPDLTDGGYFAGLAATTTSYDARLWVRPNPDTSGTTFDIGFGPESSNPPFTTSTYNLGDVLFIVMAYDLDNEVVSLWINPDSATFEGAAPTPDLGGNDPSAPSFINTFILRQDSTNETPTIEIDELRIATTWAEVTPKDNSTASIIENEIDGFGVYPNPTNNKTFTLTSASVDVKDIQIFNMIGKKVYETSISGTKKDVNVSSIGSGMYILKVVESNKIATQRLIIK, from the coding sequence ATGAAAAAAAATTACTTTTTTACTTTTTTACTAACTTTTTTATTTAGTTCTGCTTTTTCTCAGGACTTAATTATAACTGGAGCTATTGACGGCCCTTTACCTTCAGGTGCACCAAAAGCTATCGAACTATATGCAGTAAATAACATTGCTGATTTAAGTATTTATGGTATTGAATCTACAACAAATGGTGACCCTGCGGCTGGAGCTGAATATACTTTTCCTGCAGACGCCATAACTGCAGGTACATATATTTACTTATCATTCGAAGATACTCGCATTAATCAGTATTTAGGAGTAACACCTCAATATGTTGACAATGTTATTAACGTTAATGGAGATGATACAATAATTCTGTATAAGAACGGAACAGTTGAAGATCTATTAGGGAGAATTGGTGAAGATGGTACTGGTAAAGATTGGGACTATGTTGATGGATGGGCTTACAGAAAAGACGGACAAGGACCAAGTGCTACTTTTAATCCAAATGAATGGACATTTAGCGGCCCAAACGCTCTTGATGGATGTGATAAAAGTGACGACTCTGGAACAAATGCTGACTGTTCTTCTGTATTTCCTGTTGGAACATACGCTGGAACAGCTTCTACAGAACCTTCATTAACAATTAGTTCTCCTTCAAACGGATCTACAATATCTTTTACTGATATTGCAACAGTTAAATTTTCTGTAAACAATTTTAATGTTGCTGCTGGTGGTTCAGGAGATGGTTATATAAAATGGACATTGAATAGCGTAGCTCAGGCTGATAAATTTGATACAGATGATATCACTTTTGCTACTACGGGAGGAACTACTTATGAAGTATTTATCGAGTTGGTTGATAATGCCGGAAATGCTTTATCAACTCCAGTAAATCAAACAATTTCTTTTACTGTAGGATTTCCTTGTGATATACAAGTAAGTACAATTACTACGTCATGTGTTGCAGAAACTTCTGGTGTAGATACTTATAATGTTTCTATCGATTTTACAGGAGGAGGAACTTCTACATATACGTTAACTGCTGATAATGGAGCAGTAGGTGGAGATAATCCTTCAATGATGGCTTCTGGTACAATTACCATTACGGGAATTACTGAAGGAACAAATATTGTTTTCACCGTTAAAGGTGATACTAGCAATAGTAGTTGTGATTTCACAAGAAACATTTCTAGTCCAACTTGTAAAGCTCTACCTTTTATTGAAACTTTTGATTATGCTGATGCTGCTGTTTTATCTAATCAAGTGAATTGGGAAAGTACAAATTCTGGAGATGATATCGTTATTTCTTCTGGAAATTTAGATTATAGTGGTTTAAAGGCTTCTGAAGGGAATAAAGTTATTTTTGATGGTTCAGGAGCTGAATCTTTTACTAAGTTCACTAATATTTCAACAGGTACAGTTTACAGTTCATTCTTACTAAAAGTATCAGCTTTTCAAACTGGAAGTCCTGACCTAACTGACGGAGGTTATTTTGCTGGTTTAGCAGCAACTACAACATCTTACGATGCTAGATTATGGGTTAGACCAAATCCAGACACTAGTGGAACTACATTTGATATTGGTTTTGGACCAGAAAGTTCAAATCCTCCTTTTACAACATCTACTTATAATTTAGGAGATGTATTATTTATCGTAATGGCTTACGATTTAGATAATGAAGTAGTGAGTTTATGGATTAATCCAGACAGTGCGACTTTTGAAGGAGCTGCACCTACTCCAGATTTAGGAGGTAACGATCCTAGTGCACCATCTTTTATCAATACTTTTATATTAAGACAGGATTCAACAAACGAAACACCAACTATAGAAATTGATGAATTAAGAATTGCTACTACCTGGGCTGAAGTTACTCCTAAAGATAATTCTACAGCTTCTATAATAGAAAATGAAATAGATGGTTTTGGAGTGTATCCTAACCCAACAAATAATAAAACATTCACTCTTACTTCTGCTTCTGTTGATGTAAAAGACATTCAAATCTTTAATATGATTGGTAAGAAAGTATACGAAACTTCAATTTCTGGAACTAAAAAGGATGTAAATGTTTCATCTATTGGTTCAGGAATGTATATCTTAAAAGTAGTAGAATCTAACAAGATAGCTACACAAAGATTAATTATAAAATAA